One genomic region from Streptomyces sp. NBC_01304 encodes:
- a CDS encoding tyrosine-type recombinase/integrase, whose protein sequence is MQLPDIWDCWKNDTENDYAARTIDGRIRVVERICRHHQLTDPHQLTEAHIRAFFTERGTKPSTRRTYLTAVKSFATWAGIPDPTAKIKRPKRARRRPKPVTETQRLQLLDYLKTHNRPMYVAALLALYAGLRAFEIGQLRGEHILPDPDGTGGILTVHDGKGDKTEDVQVDQLLIDELAPEIAAGGYVLGRYVTGNTVTSRFLYWAKAKAGVPASIHQLRHWFVTWTYRVKKDLIAARDQARHDSAGTTEDYIESDRGVARATARALPGASLSGTTAHVPVIEQLGSEAVELLRQQLTVDPEAFLEKMARLHARFRHQEQQMAAMRQLMSAIPQLPEDTP, encoded by the coding sequence ATGCAACTCCCCGACATCTGGGACTGCTGGAAGAACGACACCGAAAACGACTACGCCGCCCGCACCATCGACGGCCGCATCCGCGTAGTCGAACGCATCTGCCGCCACCACCAGCTCACCGATCCCCACCAGCTCACCGAAGCCCACATCCGCGCCTTCTTCACCGAACGCGGCACCAAGCCCAGCACCCGGCGCACCTACCTGACCGCCGTGAAATCCTTCGCCACCTGGGCAGGCATCCCCGATCCCACCGCGAAGATCAAACGCCCCAAGCGTGCGAGGCGCCGCCCCAAGCCCGTCACTGAAACCCAGCGACTGCAGCTCCTCGACTACCTCAAGACCCACAACCGGCCCATGTACGTCGCCGCCTTACTCGCCCTCTACGCCGGGCTCAGGGCCTTCGAGATCGGGCAGCTGCGCGGCGAACACATCCTCCCCGACCCCGACGGCACCGGCGGAATCCTCACCGTCCACGACGGCAAAGGCGACAAGACCGAAGACGTACAGGTCGACCAACTCCTCATCGACGAACTCGCCCCCGAGATCGCCGCGGGCGGATACGTCCTGGGCCGCTACGTCACCGGCAACACCGTCACCAGCAGATTCCTGTACTGGGCCAAAGCCAAAGCCGGTGTACCCGCCTCCATCCACCAGCTCCGCCACTGGTTCGTCACCTGGACCTACCGCGTCAAAAAGGACCTGATTGCCGCCCGCGACCAGGCCCGCCACGACTCGGCCGGCACCACCGAGGACTACATCGAATCCGACCGTGGCGTTGCCCGCGCCACCGCCCGCGCCCTCCCCGGCGCCTCCCTCTCAGGCACCACCGCCCACGTGCCGGTCATCGAGCAACTGGGCTCCGAAGCCGTCGAATTGCTGCGTCAGCAGTTGACCGTCGACCCGGAAGCGTTTCTCGAGAAAATGGCGCGCCTGCATGCCCGTTTCCGGCACCAGGAGCAGCAGATGGCAGCGATGCGGCAACTCATGTCAGCCATCCCCCAACTCCCGGAAGACACCCCATAG
- a CDS encoding DUF6283 family protein — protein MKEIVRVRAADDNHQVVTVESGPGERPSYRRTPCSARPGMPACPWRLDAVPGEYPAEAYRLSAPTTYDLARRTFGCHQAPHERAQTCAGFLLRGASDNLGVRMWREDLSSVHSDVPLYDNYRDMAIANGVDPDDPALTPCRGDRSMP, from the coding sequence GTGAAGGAAATCGTCCGTGTCCGTGCGGCCGACGACAACCACCAGGTCGTGACCGTCGAATCCGGGCCCGGCGAACGCCCCTCATACCGCCGCACACCCTGCTCGGCCCGGCCCGGCATGCCCGCCTGCCCGTGGCGCCTGGACGCCGTACCGGGCGAGTACCCGGCCGAGGCATACCGCCTGTCAGCCCCGACCACCTACGACCTGGCACGCCGCACGTTTGGATGCCACCAGGCCCCGCACGAACGCGCCCAGACATGCGCCGGATTCCTACTGCGCGGAGCGTCCGACAACCTCGGCGTGCGCATGTGGCGTGAGGACCTGTCGAGCGTGCACTCCGACGTCCCTCTGTACGACAACTACCGGGACATGGCCATCGCCAACGGCGTCGACCCCGACGACCCCGCCCTCACCCCGTGCAGGGGAGACAGGAGCATGCCGTGA
- a CDS encoding helix-turn-helix domain-containing protein: MTSNDDTLNQTQIAEVWQCARTAVLRARDDLGEPADPQAPRPRWTKATVVRVGRIKGFLDDEGKPTPRHGNKPPVPYPHQSPTSGKLRVFYPDAAAMLGISLNTLHAWVNRGKLKADEKAGRYPAFHLPTLRRCAKSEGRHLDEKARRPAETPESV, from the coding sequence ATGACCAGTAACGACGACACCTTGAATCAGACCCAGATCGCGGAGGTCTGGCAGTGCGCACGCACTGCCGTCCTCCGCGCCCGCGATGACCTCGGCGAACCCGCCGACCCGCAAGCGCCGCGCCCACGCTGGACCAAAGCCACCGTGGTCCGCGTCGGCCGCATCAAAGGATTCCTCGACGACGAGGGCAAACCCACGCCGCGCCACGGCAACAAGCCTCCAGTCCCGTACCCCCACCAGTCGCCCACCAGCGGCAAGCTGCGCGTGTTCTACCCAGACGCCGCAGCCATGCTCGGAATCTCACTGAACACGCTTCATGCGTGGGTGAACCGCGGAAAGCTGAAGGCCGACGAGAAGGCAGGCCGTTACCCGGCGTTCCATCTTCCGACGCTGCGCCGCTGCGCGAAGAGTGAGGGACGCCACCTCGACGAGAAGGCCCGGCGACCTGCGGAAACACCCGAGAGCGTGTAA
- a CDS encoding Rad52/Rad22 family DNA repair protein, with protein MTEPSTPQPTGRGLNPVQLDYLLRPIDPNRVFETQGQSHLKAWDIRRHLNRFFGFGGWSYTTSAELVAEHRKDDHQKKNYKTGEPYGPKFTAWTVVYRAKVRLIVRDPHGNELAHFEEYAAGDAVNQPSLGDAHDMAMKTAESQALKRCAVNLGDQFGLSLYADGTTAATVQATLDRATPKPEQAAA; from the coding sequence ATGACCGAGCCTTCCACCCCCCAGCCTACGGGCCGCGGACTGAACCCCGTACAGCTCGACTACCTACTGCGCCCCATCGACCCGAACCGAGTCTTTGAGACGCAAGGCCAGTCACACCTGAAAGCGTGGGACATCCGCCGTCACCTGAACCGGTTCTTCGGCTTCGGCGGCTGGTCGTACACCACCAGCGCCGAGCTGGTCGCCGAGCACCGCAAGGACGACCACCAGAAGAAGAACTACAAGACCGGCGAACCGTACGGGCCGAAGTTCACCGCGTGGACAGTCGTCTACCGGGCCAAGGTGCGCCTCATCGTGCGAGACCCGCACGGCAACGAACTCGCCCACTTCGAGGAGTACGCGGCCGGAGATGCGGTGAACCAGCCCAGTCTCGGGGACGCGCACGACATGGCGATGAAGACCGCCGAATCGCAGGCCCTCAAACGCTGTGCCGTCAATCTCGGTGACCAGTTCGGACTGTCCCTGTATGCCGACGGCACCACCGCCGCCACCGTGCAGGCGACCCTCGACAGGGCCACACCCAAGCCGGAGCAGGCTGCAGCATGA
- a CDS encoding plasmid partition protein, translated as MLIASVKPRTMGGTTNTGLLAYALHRAGYPVACWDADESLQLSAWGRDAGDFPCEVTKADTQFFAEEIYPHMDRDTVHLVDAGHAENHGDIVDSVLEVADLVIVTVSPTSTDYARLTRPERGTPLAKMIKRSAPMRDTGKAPATHVLLNRCQASSGSPDKYAAKLRADGWQVLTTRIGRREAIASAVGFPCDKPERRHPYDALVTELARLGYLKDPTA; from the coding sequence ATGCTCATCGCCTCAGTCAAACCCCGCACCATGGGCGGCACCACCAACACCGGCCTACTCGCCTACGCCCTGCACCGTGCCGGCTACCCCGTGGCGTGCTGGGATGCCGACGAGTCCCTGCAGTTGTCGGCATGGGGGCGGGACGCCGGTGACTTTCCGTGCGAGGTGACGAAGGCGGATACGCAGTTCTTCGCCGAGGAAATCTATCCGCACATGGATCGGGACACAGTGCACCTCGTCGACGCCGGGCACGCCGAAAACCATGGGGACATTGTCGACTCGGTCCTCGAAGTCGCCGACCTCGTCATTGTCACCGTGTCGCCGACGAGCACCGACTATGCCCGTCTCACACGCCCGGAACGTGGCACACCACTAGCGAAGATGATCAAACGGTCCGCACCGATGCGGGACACCGGCAAGGCCCCCGCAACGCATGTGCTGCTGAACCGCTGCCAGGCGTCTTCCGGTTCGCCGGACAAGTACGCGGCCAAGCTGCGGGCTGACGGCTGGCAGGTCCTCACCACGCGTATCGGGCGCCGGGAAGCGATCGCATCGGCGGTCGGCTTCCCCTGCGACAAACCCGAACGACGCCACCCCTACGACGCGTTGGTCACTGAACTTGCCCGTCTCGGATATCTGAAAGACCCCACCGCATGA
- a CDS encoding helix-turn-helix domain-containing protein has protein sequence MPEQHEPPNPPRTFGDRVRRAREIRGMTRPVLGGLVGRSSEWVKGIENGRLGVPRLPMLLSLADVLNVSDLAELTGDERLSASTYTKAAHQALPVVREALTTFTLTPPDTAPPTVAELTSRVHEAWKLWHGPYDHRTRISMLLPDLLADLQHASHVLDGIERRKVLVQLAQTYHLTQLYLSFQPVPELVMLTGDRAMAAAQDADSPRAIAAAAWYMNHVFRDAGERHEARVDLAMKAAGLLDRDRSPEEQALWGLLHLAGALSFAKVGRKGDAERFWDQADDAAKKLGSGYTHPWLIFGRGTVDAYAITMNTDLVQSGPAVAATEVDVETIPSATRRSFHLIEAARAHHLAKNDVAAVSLLKMAHEESPETIRYNLFTRGIVGELETRGPKLLRADARYLRQKIGAPLAA, from the coding sequence ATGCCCGAGCAGCATGAACCTCCGAACCCCCCTCGCACATTTGGGGACCGCGTTCGCCGTGCGCGTGAAATCCGCGGCATGACTCGTCCCGTCCTCGGCGGCCTGGTCGGACGCAGCTCCGAGTGGGTCAAGGGAATCGAGAACGGCCGTCTCGGCGTTCCGCGCCTGCCCATGCTGTTGTCGCTGGCAGACGTGTTGAACGTGTCCGATCTGGCGGAGCTCACGGGAGATGAACGATTGTCTGCCTCCACGTACACCAAGGCCGCCCACCAAGCTTTGCCCGTTGTCCGTGAAGCGTTGACCACGTTCACCCTCACCCCGCCCGACACGGCGCCGCCCACGGTCGCTGAGCTCACGTCCCGGGTACATGAGGCGTGGAAGTTGTGGCACGGCCCCTACGATCACCGCACACGGATTTCGATGCTGCTGCCCGACCTGTTGGCGGACCTGCAGCACGCCTCCCACGTCCTCGACGGCATCGAGCGTCGCAAGGTGCTGGTCCAGCTCGCCCAGACCTACCATCTCACTCAGCTGTACCTGTCGTTCCAGCCGGTGCCGGAACTGGTGATGCTCACCGGCGATCGGGCCATGGCAGCCGCCCAGGATGCTGACAGTCCACGCGCCATCGCAGCAGCGGCCTGGTACATGAACCATGTTTTCCGGGATGCCGGCGAACGCCATGAGGCCCGCGTGGACCTGGCGATGAAAGCGGCCGGTCTTCTCGACCGGGACCGCTCGCCGGAGGAACAGGCGTTGTGGGGTCTGCTGCATCTCGCCGGAGCTCTGTCGTTCGCGAAGGTGGGTCGTAAGGGAGACGCGGAACGGTTCTGGGACCAGGCCGACGACGCTGCGAAAAAGCTGGGGTCCGGGTACACGCATCCGTGGCTGATCTTCGGCCGGGGGACGGTGGATGCGTACGCGATCACGATGAACACGGATCTCGTGCAGTCCGGCCCGGCCGTCGCGGCAACCGAAGTGGACGTCGAGACGATCCCGTCGGCGACCCGCCGCAGCTTCCATCTCATCGAGGCCGCACGCGCTCACCATCTGGCGAAGAACGATGTAGCGGCCGTGTCCCTGCTGAAGATGGCGCACGAAGAGTCGCCGGAGACCATCCGCTACAACCTGTTCACTCGGGGCATCGTCGGTGAGCTGGAGACGCGGGGCCCGAAGTTGCTGCGTGCGGATGCCCGCTATCTGCGGCAGAAGATCGGCGCCCCGCTCGCCGCATGA